A genome region from Haloimpatiens massiliensis includes the following:
- the pfkA gene encoding 6-phosphofructokinase yields MKTIGILTSGGDAPGMNAAIRAVVRTALDKGLRVMGIQRGYSGLINGEIFEMNRHSVSDIIHKGGTILRTARCEEFKTEEGRKRAANVLKIFGVDGLVVIGGDGSFTGARLLSELGVSTVGIPGTIDNDLAYTEYTIGFDTALNTVLDAINKLRDTSTSHERVSVVEVMGRNCGDIALYAGLAGGAESVIIPEKGYDVDELCRTILEGKLRGKMHNLIVLAEGVGGAAELAKKIEEVTGIITRATVLGHIQRGGSPTAFDRVLAARLGAKAVDTLLEGKMARVVGIKDGKIVDQDINEALSTEREFDEKLYDIARALSY; encoded by the coding sequence ATGAAAACTATAGGTATATTAACAAGTGGTGGAGATGCACCAGGAATGAATGCTGCTATAAGAGCAGTGGTTAGAACAGCACTAGACAAAGGTTTAAGAGTAATGGGAATTCAACGTGGATATAGCGGCCTTATAAATGGAGAAATTTTTGAAATGAATAGACATAGTGTATCAGACATAATACATAAAGGAGGCACTATACTTAGAACTGCTAGATGTGAGGAATTTAAAACTGAAGAGGGAAGAAAAAGAGCTGCTAATGTTTTAAAAATTTTTGGAGTAGATGGACTAGTAGTTATTGGTGGCGACGGCTCTTTTACAGGCGCAAGATTATTATCTGAGCTAGGAGTATCAACAGTTGGAATTCCAGGAACAATAGATAATGATTTAGCTTATACTGAGTATACTATAGGATTTGATACAGCTTTAAATACAGTATTAGATGCTATAAATAAACTTAGAGATACATCTACTTCTCATGAAAGAGTAAGTGTAGTAGAAGTAATGGGAAGAAACTGTGGAGATATAGCACTATATGCTGGATTAGCTGGTGGAGCTGAAAGTGTAATAATTCCTGAAAAAGGATATGATGTAGATGAATTATGTAGAACTATATTAGAGGGTAAATTAAGAGGAAAAATGCACAATTTAATTGTTCTTGCAGAAGGTGTAGGAGGAGCAGCAGAATTAGCAAAAAAAATAGAAGAAGTTACTGGAATAATAACTAGAGCTACTGTTCTTGGTCATATACAAAGAGGAGGAAGTCCTACAGCTTTTGATAGGGTGTTAGCAGCTAGATTAGGAGCAAAGGCTGTAGACACGCTTTTAGAAGGTAAAATGGCAAGGGTTGTAGGGATTAAAGATGGAAAGATAGTAGATCAAGATATAAATGAAGCATTATCTACAGAAAGAGAGTTTGATGAAAAATTATACGATATAGCAAGAGCATTATCTTACTAG
- a CDS encoding DNA polymerase III subunit alpha, translating into MDFVHLHVHTEYSLLDGSGKVDKLIARAKELGMHSLAITDHGTMYGCVEFYKEAKKQGIKPIIGCEIYVAEKSMELKDNKENSIHHLVLLVKNEKGYENLMNIVSTASIDGFYYKPRVDHEYLKKHSEGLIATSACLGGEVQANILKGNIEKAKKTALLYKEIFKEGFYLELQYHGLQDQLKVNDELIELSKQLDIPLIASNDVHYINKEDTKAHDVLLCIQTGKTVDDENRMRYPSGQFYLRSPEEMYNQFSYAKEALENTVKIAEQCNFDYEFHVSKLPEFPLQKGQDHYKYLRELCYKGLEERYQDIGSELEERLEYELGIINQMGYVDYFLIVWDFIRFARENSIMTGPGRGSGAGSLVAYTLGITKIDPIKYGLIFERFLNPERVSMPDIDSDFCYERRQEVIDYVVDKYGENNVSQIITFGTMAARACIRDVGRALNYSYAEVDKIAKMIPIVQGGITIDKALDMNPELKLIYEDDDRVKELIDIARNLEGLPRHTSTHAAGVVIASKPLVNYVPLQKNDDNIVAQFPMGTLEELGLLKMDFLGLRTLTVIRDALNIIKRTKNIDIDLDKLGFEDKNVYRMIGEGKTTGVFQLESTGMTSFMKELKPDSLEDIIAGISLYRPGPMAEIPNYLKNKKNPKEIQYLTPELEPILNVTYGCMVYQEQVMEIVRKLAGYSMGRSDLVRRAMSKKKHDVMLKERQNFIHGIVDEEGKVLVPGCVRNGISEEVANKIFDLMMDFASYAFNKSHAAAYAVVGYHTAYLMCYYPTEFIAAMLNSVRGDNEKVAHYIRFAKDAGIEVLPPDINESFTDFTVQNGKIRFGMSAIKNIGVNVVDSIVKSREESGKFNDFIDFCNKIDSSSVNKRAVESLIKCGAFDNFSVYRSKLLAVYEKVLDGINNRNKKNIKGQMSLFDTVEEPIMDLGVVYPNIQEFDKKYILSMEKEMTGLYISGHPLDEYVESLKAITDTRTTDIIINENIEESVTVSENDLKVKDGDRVVIGGIISSLSKKVTRSNTMMCFMALEDLYGTIEVVVFPKVLDKYKDFISEDELIIVKGRVSMREDEQPKILCDTVEPLVKINSSKIYILVEDESKIKLASSNIRKLAEEFSGNIPVYICTSRERKKYRVNRDLWLSDEPEVMSNLVQLFSYENVKKQ; encoded by the coding sequence ATGGATTTTGTTCATCTTCATGTACATACAGAGTATAGTTTATTAGATGGTTCAGGCAAGGTTGACAAACTTATAGCTAGGGCTAAAGAATTAGGAATGCATAGCCTTGCCATAACGGATCATGGAACTATGTATGGATGTGTAGAATTTTATAAGGAAGCTAAAAAACAAGGTATAAAACCTATAATAGGATGTGAAATATATGTAGCTGAAAAGTCTATGGAATTAAAGGATAATAAGGAAAATAGCATACATCATTTAGTACTTTTAGTAAAGAATGAAAAGGGCTATGAAAATTTAATGAACATAGTTTCCACAGCATCTATAGATGGATTTTATTATAAACCTAGAGTAGACCATGAATACCTAAAAAAGCATAGTGAAGGACTTATAGCAACTAGTGCATGTTTAGGCGGAGAAGTTCAAGCAAATATATTGAAGGGAAACATAGAAAAGGCCAAAAAAACTGCGCTTTTATATAAGGAAATATTTAAAGAAGGGTTTTATTTAGAACTTCAATATCATGGACTTCAAGATCAACTAAAGGTAAATGATGAACTTATAGAACTGTCAAAACAGTTAGATATACCGTTGATTGCAAGTAATGATGTACATTATATAAACAAGGAAGATACTAAAGCTCACGATGTACTTCTATGTATTCAAACAGGTAAGACAGTAGATGATGAAAATAGAATGAGGTATCCATCGGGGCAATTTTATTTAAGATCACCAGAGGAAATGTACAATCAGTTCTCCTATGCTAAAGAGGCACTAGAAAATACTGTGAAAATAGCAGAACAATGTAATTTTGATTATGAATTTCATGTATCTAAACTTCCGGAATTCCCTTTGCAAAAGGGGCAGGATCATTATAAATATTTGAGAGAGCTATGCTATAAAGGTTTAGAGGAAAGGTATCAAGACATAGGATCGGAATTAGAGGAGAGATTGGAATACGAGCTGGGCATAATAAATCAAATGGGATATGTGGATTATTTTCTTATAGTTTGGGATTTCATAAGGTTTGCTAGGGAAAATAGCATAATGACAGGACCAGGCAGAGGTAGTGGAGCTGGATCGTTAGTGGCGTATACCTTAGGAATAACAAAAATAGATCCAATAAAATACGGGCTCATATTTGAAAGATTTCTTAATCCGGAGCGTGTGTCTATGCCAGATATAGATAGTGATTTTTGCTATGAAAGAAGGCAAGAGGTTATAGATTACGTGGTGGACAAATATGGAGAAAACAATGTATCTCAAATCATAACTTTTGGTACCATGGCAGCTAGAGCTTGCATTAGGGATGTGGGTAGAGCACTTAATTATTCCTATGCTGAGGTAGATAAAATAGCTAAGATGATACCTATAGTGCAGGGGGGTATAACCATAGATAAAGCCTTGGATATGAATCCAGAGCTTAAACTCATATATGAAGATGATGATAGAGTAAAAGAGCTTATTGACATAGCGAGAAATTTAGAAGGGCTTCCTAGGCATACATCCACCCATGCAGCTGGTGTAGTTATAGCATCTAAACCTTTAGTAAATTATGTACCACTTCAAAAAAATGATGACAATATAGTGGCACAATTCCCTATGGGAACTCTAGAAGAGCTTGGACTTTTAAAGATGGACTTCTTGGGATTACGTACTCTAACTGTAATAAGAGATGCGCTTAATATAATAAAGAGAACTAAAAATATAGACATTGACTTAGATAAATTAGGTTTTGAAGATAAAAATGTGTATCGCATGATTGGAGAGGGCAAGACCACAGGGGTGTTTCAGCTAGAGTCCACGGGCATGACTAGCTTTATGAAAGAATTAAAGCCGGACTCTTTAGAAGATATAATAGCGGGTATAAGTCTTTACAGACCAGGCCCTATGGCAGAAATACCAAATTACTTAAAAAATAAAAAGAACCCAAAGGAAATTCAGTACTTAACTCCAGAATTAGAGCCTATATTAAATGTAACTTATGGGTGTATGGTTTATCAAGAACAGGTTATGGAAATTGTTAGAAAGTTAGCTGGATATTCTATGGGAAGAAGTGATTTGGTTAGACGTGCTATGTCTAAAAAGAAGCACGATGTAATGCTTAAGGAGAGACAAAATTTTATACATGGAATAGTGGATGAAGAGGGCAAGGTACTGGTACCAGGATGTGTTAGAAATGGCATAAGCGAAGAGGTAGCAAATAAGATATTTGACCTTATGATGGACTTTGCATCCTATGCCTTTAATAAATCTCACGCTGCTGCATATGCAGTTGTAGGATATCATACAGCATACTTAATGTGTTACTATCCTACAGAATTTATAGCAGCTATGCTAAATAGTGTTAGAGGTGACAATGAAAAAGTAGCACACTATATAAGATTTGCTAAGGATGCAGGTATAGAAGTACTTCCGCCAGATATAAATGAAAGTTTTACTGATTTTACAGTTCAAAATGGTAAAATAAGATTTGGTATGTCTGCAATAAAAAATATAGGAGTAAATGTGGTAGATAGTATAGTAAAATCTAGAGAAGAAAGTGGAAAGTTCAATGATTTTATAGATTTTTGTAATAAAATAGACTCCAGTTCTGTTAATAAAAGAGCAGTGGAAAGTCTTATAAAATGTGGCGCTTTTGATAATTTTTCTGTATATAGATCCAAGCTTTTAGCGGTTTATGAAAAGGTGCTAGATGGAATAAACAATAGAAATAAAAAAAATATAAAGGGACAAATGAGTTTATTTGATACTGTAGAAGAACCTATAATGGATTTAGGAGTAGTTTACCCTAATATACAGGAATTCGATAAAAAATATATTTTGTCTATGGAAAAGGAAATGACGGGCTTGTATATATCAGGTCATCCACTAGATGAATATGTAGAATCCTTAAAAGCTATTACGGATACTAGAACTACAGATATAATTATAAATGAAAATATAGAAGAAAGTGTAACAGTAAGTGAAAATGATTTAAAGGTGAAAGATGGAGACAGAGTAGTCATAGGAGGAATCATTTCTAGCTTAAGCAAGAAAGTTACTAGAAGCAATACTATGATGTGTTTTATGGCTTTGGAAGATTTGTATGGTACTATAGAAGTGGTGGTATTTCCAAAGGTATTAGATAAGTATAAAGACTTTATAAGTGAAGATGAGTTAATCATAGTTAAAGGAAGAGTTAGTATGAGAGAAGATGAGCAGCCTAAAATACTCTGTGATACAGTAGAGCCACTTGTAAAGATAAATAGCAGTAAGATATATATACTTGTGGAAGATGAGAGTAAAATTAAATTAGCCTCAAGCAATATTAGAAAATTAGCGGAAGAATTTAGTGGAAACATACCAGTTTATATATGTACTAGCAGGGAAAGAAAGAAATATAGAGTTAATAGAGATTTGTGGTTAAGTGATGAACCAGAGGTTATGAGTAATCTTGTGCAATTATTTTCCTATGAAAATGTAAAAAAACAATGA
- a CDS encoding DRTGG domain-containing protein, translated as MSKHEKILNYINSLTPGTRISVRGIAAELGVSEGTAYRAIKESEDSGIVSTIPRVGTIRVEKVEKKSRELLTYAEVVNIVEGNIFGGKEGIYKTLSNFFIGAMTEDAAARFIEKSSLVIVGNREELQRLALMNECGVLIAGGFQCSEEIKKLGDEKCLPIISSSYDTFTIASMINRALSENIIKKDIILAEDIMTEAECVLDTDNVIKFKELVKKNKHERFPVLDKDNKLVGIVTLRDISDGVDDEELIGNVMTKNPITVFSKTTIAYAAHIMVWENIKMCPVVHKKKLLGVITRKDVIKALKYASRQEHVKETMEDLILENFKYHNEDGKIHFYGEIIPEMLNELGTASSGALNMLLSTTAEITVRNKNNVSIYVDNIVTYFMRPVQMNRPIDIYTEIVDMGRNSCKVEVSMYNKTRDLIAKTILSAKILN; from the coding sequence ATGTCTAAACATGAGAAAATATTGAATTATATTAATTCATTAACCCCTGGAACCAGAATTTCCGTAAGAGGCATTGCAGCAGAATTAGGTGTAAGTGAGGGAACAGCATATAGGGCCATAAAAGAATCAGAGGATTCAGGAATAGTATCAACTATTCCTAGAGTTGGAACTATAAGGGTAGAGAAAGTTGAAAAGAAAAGTAGAGAGCTTTTGACATATGCTGAAGTTGTTAATATAGTAGAAGGAAATATTTTTGGAGGAAAAGAAGGTATATATAAAACCTTAAGTAATTTTTTTATAGGAGCAATGACAGAGGATGCTGCTGCAAGATTTATTGAAAAATCATCTTTGGTTATAGTCGGAAATAGAGAAGAACTTCAAAGATTAGCATTAATGAATGAATGTGGAGTGCTCATAGCAGGTGGTTTTCAATGTAGTGAAGAAATTAAAAAATTAGGAGACGAAAAATGTTTGCCTATCATATCTTCTAGTTATGATACTTTTACTATAGCAAGTATGATAAATAGGGCTCTTTCTGAAAATATAATTAAAAAAGATATAATATTAGCAGAAGATATAATGACTGAGGCAGAATGTGTACTGGATACGGATAATGTAATAAAGTTTAAAGAATTAGTAAAAAAGAATAAACATGAAAGATTTCCAGTACTAGATAAGGATAATAAGTTAGTAGGTATAGTTACCTTAAGAGATATAAGTGATGGAGTTGATGATGAGGAACTTATAGGAAATGTAATGACAAAGAATCCTATAACAGTTTTTTCAAAAACTACTATAGCTTATGCTGCTCATATAATGGTCTGGGAAAATATAAAAATGTGTCCTGTGGTGCATAAAAAGAAGCTTTTAGGAGTCATAACTAGGAAGGATGTAATTAAAGCTCTTAAGTATGCATCAAGACAGGAACATGTAAAAGAAACTATGGAAGATTTAATTTTAGAGAATTTTAAATACCATAATGAAGATGGAAAAATACATTTTTATGGAGAAATAATTCCTGAAATGTTAAATGAGCTAGGAACAGCTTCCAGCGGAGCTTTGAATATGCTTCTTTCTACTACTGCTGAAATTACTGTGCGAAACAAAAATAATGTTAGCATATATGTGGACAACATAGTAACTTATTTTATGAGACCAGTTCAAATGAACAGACCTATAGATATATATACAGAAATTGTTGATATGGGTAGAAATTCATGCAAAGTGGAAGTAAGCATGTATAATAAAACTAGAGATTTAATAGCAAAAACCATATTGTCAGCTAAAATACTAAATTAA
- the whiA gene encoding DNA-binding protein WhiA: MSFSSKVKSEVCRYVEVSRDEAIAILAGVMKVSGTIALASNKQLSFKITTENPSIARLVFKLLKAHFDIHAKIMVKKNNSLKKNNVYVIIINEEMGVEDLLKVVGVLKQEESFSLEFGIPSDLVYDDKTKKAFIRGSFLGGGSISNPEKTYHLEFVTHDNNYAEELSGLINTYGLNSKVIQRKSSYVIYIKEGEQISDLLSIIGAHSSLFFLENIRIMKEMRNNVNRLVNCETANLSKTVNAAVRQVESIKLIEREIGLKRLPKNLREIAELRLKYPDESLKELGEMLNPKVGKSGVNHRLRKIEKIAEELRKEGR; the protein is encoded by the coding sequence ATGTCATTTTCGTCAAAGGTTAAAAGTGAAGTTTGTAGATATGTGGAAGTTTCTAGAGATGAGGCTATAGCTATATTAGCAGGAGTGATGAAAGTAAGTGGCACCATAGCTTTGGCATCAAACAAGCAATTAAGTTTTAAGATAACTACAGAAAATCCTAGTATTGCAAGACTGGTATTTAAATTGTTAAAAGCTCATTTTGATATACATGCTAAAATAATGGTTAAAAAAAATAATTCATTAAAGAAGAATAATGTTTATGTAATAATTATAAATGAAGAAATGGGAGTTGAAGACTTATTAAAAGTTGTTGGTGTCTTAAAACAGGAAGAGAGTTTTTCATTAGAATTTGGGATACCTTCAGATTTGGTTTATGATGATAAAACTAAAAAAGCCTTTATAAGAGGATCTTTTTTAGGGGGAGGAAGTATTAGCAATCCTGAAAAGACCTATCATTTAGAATTTGTAACTCACGATAATAACTATGCGGAAGAGCTTAGTGGTCTAATTAATACCTATGGTCTTAATTCAAAGGTCATACAAAGGAAAAGCAGTTATGTAATTTACATTAAAGAAGGAGAACAAATTTCTGATTTATTGAGTATTATAGGAGCTCATAGTTCATTGTTTTTTTTAGAAAATATAAGAATAATGAAGGAAATGAGAAATAATGTTAATAGATTGGTAAATTGTGAAACAGCTAATTTAAGTAAAACTGTAAATGCTGCAGTTAGGCAAGTAGAGAGTATAAAATTAATTGAAAGGGAAATTGGGTTAAAAAGACTTCCTAAAAACTTAAGAGAAATAGCTGAGCTTAGACTAAAGTATCCAGATGAGTCTCTAAAGGAATTAGGAGAAATGTTGAATCCTAAGGTTGGAAAATCAGGAGTAAACCACAGACTTAGAAAAATAGAAAAAATAGCAGAAGAATTAAGAAAAGAAGGCAGGTAG
- a CDS encoding gluconeogenesis factor YvcK family protein: protein MKLTQWLKPGIKVKRWILFGIMGILLMVFGIIEFLNKMYYNIYYITFFVFLIVCGIFTLYISINQGMKSVIALINQGYLKVSFDSKKLGNLIYEKRLLVKGPKIVVIGGGTGLSTMLRGLKYYTSNITAIVTVGDDGGGSGALREDLGILPPGDIRNCILSLADTEPLMEELLQYRFAEGRLKNQSFGNLFLAAMNGISDNFEDAVQKMSSVLAVTGKVLPVTLDDMILKARLENGTIVEGESNIPEEALRCNSKIDRIFIEPENARALRESVQSIKEADAIILGPGSLYTSIMPNLLVKDISNAIKKTKALKIYVCNIMTQPGETDDFTVSDHIKAVRKHVGEGMINYAVVNDGEITDELVDKYKLKTSHIVKCDNEELKSMNINVVKGDFIKVKKGLIRHDAEKLSSILIETIMDKQLFYDRKKILEYFYLSERLKENRRERS, encoded by the coding sequence ATGAAGCTAACTCAATGGTTGAAGCCGGGAATAAAAGTTAAAAGGTGGATACTTTTTGGAATTATGGGAATTCTTTTAATGGTGTTTGGAATAATAGAATTTTTAAATAAAATGTATTATAACATATACTACATAACTTTTTTTGTTTTTTTAATAGTATGTGGTATATTCACTCTTTACATTTCTATAAATCAAGGTATGAAATCAGTAATAGCACTTATAAATCAAGGATATTTAAAGGTATCCTTTGACTCGAAAAAATTGGGAAATTTAATATATGAAAAGAGATTATTGGTAAAGGGACCTAAAATAGTAGTAATTGGTGGGGGAACGGGTTTATCCACTATGTTAAGGGGACTTAAATATTATACATCAAACATTACAGCTATAGTTACAGTTGGAGATGATGGTGGGGGCTCAGGTGCCTTAAGGGAAGATCTGGGTATACTACCTCCGGGAGATATAAGAAACTGCATTTTATCTTTAGCGGATACGGAACCCTTAATGGAGGAGCTTTTGCAATATAGATTTGCAGAAGGAAGACTTAAAAATCAAAGCTTTGGAAATTTATTTTTAGCAGCTATGAATGGAATATCAGATAATTTTGAAGATGCAGTTCAGAAGATGAGCTCTGTTTTAGCGGTAACAGGTAAAGTATTGCCTGTTACTTTAGACGATATGATTTTAAAAGCTAGGTTAGAGAATGGAACTATAGTAGAAGGAGAATCTAATATACCAGAAGAGGCATTAAGATGTAATAGTAAAATAGATAGAATTTTTATAGAACCTGAAAATGCTAGAGCACTTAGAGAATCTGTACAATCCATAAAAGAGGCAGATGCCATAATTTTGGGACCAGGAAGTCTTTATACGAGTATAATGCCAAATCTTCTTGTAAAAGATATATCTAATGCAATAAAAAAGACAAAGGCACTAAAGATTTATGTGTGCAATATTATGACTCAACCTGGTGAAACAGATGATTTTACTGTGTCTGATCATATTAAAGCTGTGCGTAAACATGTGGGAGAAGGAATGATTAATTATGCCGTAGTGAATGATGGTGAAATTACTGATGAACTTGTAGATAAATACAAGCTTAAAACATCACATATAGTAAAATGTGATAATGAAGAATTAAAGTCTATGAATATAAATGTAGTAAAAGGTGATTTTATAAAAGTTAAAAAAGGTTTAATAAGGCATGATGCAGAAAAGCTGTCATCTATACTAATAGAAACAATTATGGATAAACAATTATTCTATGATAGGAAGAAGATACTTGAGTACTTCTACTTATCTGAAAGATTAAAGGAAAATAGAAGGGAAAGAAGTTAA
- the rapZ gene encoding RNase adapter RapZ, producing the protein MKFVIVTGLSGAGKTQAIRCLEDLGYFCVDNLPTTLIPKFAEACFQTEGKIDKIALVIDIRGGKFFDDLFTSLNYFKCQGYHYEILFLEASDEVLIKRYKESRRKHPLAPEGRVLTGIDSEREKLREVREKANHIIDTTKLSTRELRNKITSIYGDKDQIESKLMITVLSFGFKYGIPLDSDLVFDVRFLPNPYYIPELKQYSGNDSSVRDYVMDFRETKDFMEKLEDMLNFLIPNYIKEGKRQLIISIGCTGGRHRSVTIANAMYQKLRDKGHNVTIDHRDINEDVSKGGMKI; encoded by the coding sequence ATGAAATTTGTAATAGTTACAGGACTATCTGGAGCAGGAAAAACACAAGCTATACGATGCTTAGAAGATTTGGGATATTTTTGTGTAGATAATTTGCCAACTACTTTAATACCTAAGTTTGCAGAGGCTTGTTTTCAAACAGAAGGTAAAATAGATAAGATAGCGTTAGTAATAGATATTAGAGGTGGTAAATTCTTTGATGATTTATTTACAAGTTTAAATTATTTTAAATGTCAAGGATATCATTATGAAATTTTATTCTTAGAGGCTAGCGATGAGGTTTTAATAAAAAGATATAAAGAATCAAGAAGAAAGCATCCCCTAGCTCCAGAAGGAAGAGTTTTAACTGGTATAGATTCTGAAAGAGAAAAGTTAAGAGAAGTAAGAGAAAAAGCTAATCACATTATAGATACGACTAAGCTTTCTACTAGGGAGTTAAGAAATAAAATAACTAGCATATATGGTGACAAGGATCAAATAGAAAGTAAATTAATGATAACTGTCTTGTCATTTGGCTTTAAATATGGCATTCCTTTGGATTCTGATTTAGTATTTGATGTGAGATTTTTACCTAACCCATACTATATTCCAGAATTAAAGCAGTATTCTGGAAATGATAGTTCCGTAAGGGATTATGTAATGGACTTTAGAGAAACTAAAGATTTTATGGAAAAACTGGAGGATATGCTAAACTTTTTAATACCAAACTACATCAAAGAAGGAAAAAGACAGTTAATCATATCCATTGGATGTACAGGAGGAAGACATAGATCTGTAACTATAGCTAATGCTATGTACCAAAAATTAAGAGACAAGGGACATAACGTAACTATAGACCATAGAGATATAAATGAGGATGTTAGCAAGGGTGGTATGAAGATATGA
- the hisC gene encoding histidinol-phosphate transaminase, producing the protein MKYAVREEILNLNMYKAGKPISEVKRELGLEHVIKLASNENPLGCSPKAKEAVMKTLEEPQMYPDASNYELKHAIAEKLNVKPEEVFLGTGSDALIRIICNTLLNPGDECIMGQVTFPRYEAGAKLMGAKVISVPMKNNALDIEKMVESINDKTKITWFCNPNNPTGTIFTKAEFEKVLDKIPEHVIIIMDEAYIEYVTDKDFPDALNYFNKYPNMIVLRTFSKAYGLASLRCGYGIAHEELVGYFNRVIGPFDVNLFAQRAAVAAVKDDEFLKRVYEENKAGKEYLYGEFDKLGLPYEKTNANFIMVNTKTDDKEVFNKLLKQGLIIRPGHLLGMPGWMRVTIGTMEQNKKFIEALKNSL; encoded by the coding sequence ATGAAATATGCAGTAAGAGAAGAAATATTGAATTTAAACATGTATAAGGCTGGAAAACCTATAAGTGAAGTGAAGAGGGAGCTAGGCTTAGAGCATGTTATAAAATTAGCTTCTAATGAAAATCCGCTAGGATGTTCACCTAAAGCTAAGGAAGCTGTTATGAAGACTTTGGAAGAGCCTCAAATGTATCCAGATGCTTCTAACTATGAATTAAAGCATGCTATAGCAGAAAAATTAAATGTAAAACCAGAAGAAGTGTTTTTAGGTACAGGCTCTGATGCATTAATAAGAATTATATGTAACACTTTATTGAATCCAGGGGATGAATGTATAATGGGACAGGTAACATTCCCACGTTATGAAGCAGGAGCTAAATTAATGGGAGCTAAAGTCATATCAGTTCCTATGAAAAATAATGCTCTGGACATAGAAAAGATGGTAGAATCTATAAATGATAAGACAAAAATAACATGGTTCTGCAATCCTAATAATCCAACAGGAACTATATTTACAAAGGCTGAATTTGAAAAAGTTCTAGATAAAATACCAGAGCATGTGATTATTATAATGGATGAAGCGTATATTGAATATGTTACAGATAAGGACTTCCCAGATGCTTTAAATTATTTTAATAAGTATCCAAATATGATAGTATTAAGAACATTCTCAAAAGCTTATGGATTAGCTTCATTAAGATGCGGATATGGAATAGCTCATGAAGAATTAGTAGGATACTTTAATAGAGTAATAGGACCATTTGATGTAAACTTATTTGCTCAAAGAGCAGCTGTAGCAGCAGTTAAAGATGATGAGTTCTTAAAAAGAGTTTATGAAGAAAACAAAGCTGGAAAAGAATATCTTTATGGAGAATTTGATAAGTTAGGTCTCCCTTATGAAAAAACCAATGCTAACTTTATAATGGTTAATACAAAGACAGATGATAAAGAGGTATTTAATAAATTATTAAAACAAGGATTAATAATAAGACCGGGACATTTATTAGGAATGCCAGGTTGGATGAGAGTAACTATAGGAACGATGGAGCAGAATAAAAAATTTATAGAAGCTTTAAAAAATAGCCTATAA